The following proteins are co-located in the Streptomyces sp. NBC_00435 genome:
- a CDS encoding M16 family metallopeptidase produces the protein MMSRSSRVTARPSSEGRAVARTQTLLKGANGIGTVRRTVLPGGLRVVTETLPSVRSATFGIWANVGSRDETPSLNGATHYLEHLLFKGTEKRSALDISSAIDAVGGEMNAFTAKEYTCYYARVLDTDLPLAIDVVCDMLTGSLILESDVDAERGVILEEIAMTEDDPGDMVHDLFAQTMYGDTPLGRPVLGTVDTINALTADRIRRFYKKHYDPTHLVVAAAGNVDHNKVVRQVRAAFEKAGALTRTDAEPVGPRSGTKRIRTAGRVELVGRKTEQAHVVLGMPALARTDERRWALGVLNTALGGGMSSRLFQEVREKRGLAYSVYSYTSGFADTGLFGVYAGCRPNQVHDVLRICRDELDKVAADGLTDEEIRRAVGQLSGSTVLGLEDTGAIMNRIGKSELCWGDQMSVDDMLARIAAVTSDEVRSVAHDILAQRPSLAVIGPLKEKQAARLDEAVA, from the coding sequence GTGATGTCGCGTAGTTCCCGTGTGACGGCCCGCCCCTCTTCGGAGGGGCGGGCCGTCGCCCGTACCCAAACACTGCTCAAGGGCGCCAACGGCATCGGCACCGTCCGGCGCACGGTCCTCCCCGGCGGACTGCGCGTCGTCACCGAGACCCTGCCGTCCGTCCGCTCCGCCACCTTCGGGATCTGGGCCAATGTCGGCTCCCGGGACGAGACGCCCTCGCTGAACGGCGCAACGCACTACCTGGAGCACCTCCTCTTCAAGGGCACCGAGAAGCGCAGCGCCCTGGACATCTCCTCCGCGATCGACGCGGTCGGCGGCGAGATGAACGCCTTCACGGCGAAGGAGTACACCTGCTACTACGCACGGGTACTCGACACCGACCTGCCGCTGGCCATCGACGTCGTGTGCGACATGCTCACCGGCTCGCTGATCCTCGAATCCGATGTCGACGCCGAGCGCGGCGTCATCCTCGAAGAGATCGCGATGACCGAGGACGACCCGGGCGACATGGTCCACGACCTGTTCGCCCAGACCATGTACGGGGACACCCCGCTCGGGCGCCCCGTCCTCGGCACGGTCGACACGATCAACGCGCTGACCGCCGACCGGATCCGCCGCTTCTACAAGAAGCACTACGACCCCACCCACCTGGTCGTGGCCGCCGCGGGCAACGTCGACCACAACAAGGTCGTACGCCAGGTCCGCGCGGCCTTCGAGAAGGCCGGCGCCCTGACCCGCACCGACGCCGAACCGGTGGGTCCGCGCTCCGGCACCAAGCGGATCCGCACCGCCGGCCGCGTCGAGCTGGTCGGCCGCAAGACCGAGCAGGCCCACGTGGTCCTCGGCATGCCGGCCCTGGCCCGCACCGACGAGCGCCGCTGGGCACTGGGCGTACTGAACACCGCGCTCGGCGGCGGCATGTCCTCCCGCCTCTTCCAGGAGGTCCGGGAGAAGCGCGGTCTCGCCTACAGCGTGTACTCGTACACCTCGGGCTTCGCCGACACCGGCCTCTTCGGGGTCTACGCGGGCTGCCGCCCCAACCAGGTCCACGACGTACTGCGGATCTGCCGGGACGAGCTGGACAAGGTCGCCGCCGACGGGCTCACCGACGAGGAGATCCGGCGGGCCGTCGGCCAGCTGTCCGGCTCCACCGTCCTCGGCCTGGAGGACACCGGCGCGATCATGAACCGCATCGGCAAGAGCGAGCTGTGCTGGGGCGACCAGATGTCGGTCGACGACATGCTGGCCCGCATCGCGGCCGTCACCTCCGACGAGGTGCGCTCGGTCGCGCACGACATCCTGGCCCAGCGGCCCTCGCTCGCGGTGATCGGCCCGCTGAAGGAGAAGCAGGCGGCCCGTCTCGACGAGGCCGTCGCCTAG
- the dapB gene encoding 4-hydroxy-tetrahydrodipicolinate reductase, whose product MSKLRVAVLGAQGRIGSEAVKAVEAAGDMELVAALGRGDKLETLADAGAQVAVELTTPASVMENLEFLIHHGIHAVVGTTGWNEDRLAQLNTWLAGSPRTGVLIAPNFSIGAVLTMKFAAQAARYFESVEVVELHHPNKVDAPSGTATRTAQLIAAARAEAGLGAQPDATATALDGARGADVDGVPVHAIRLRGLLAHQEVLLGGEGETLTIRHDSLHHSSFMPGILLGARRVTQTPGLTFGLENFLELG is encoded by the coding sequence ATGAGCAAGCTGCGCGTGGCAGTTCTCGGCGCCCAGGGCCGCATCGGCTCCGAGGCCGTCAAGGCCGTCGAGGCCGCAGGGGACATGGAGCTGGTGGCCGCCCTGGGACGCGGCGACAAGCTGGAGACGCTGGCCGACGCCGGCGCCCAGGTCGCGGTCGAGCTGACCACCCCCGCCTCGGTGATGGAGAACCTGGAGTTCCTCATCCACCACGGCATTCACGCAGTGGTCGGCACCACCGGCTGGAACGAGGACCGCCTCGCCCAGCTGAACACCTGGCTCGCGGGCTCCCCGCGGACCGGTGTGCTCATCGCGCCGAACTTCTCCATCGGCGCCGTCCTCACCATGAAGTTCGCCGCCCAGGCCGCCCGCTACTTCGAGTCCGTCGAGGTCGTCGAACTGCACCACCCGAACAAGGTCGACGCCCCCTCCGGCACGGCGACCCGTACGGCGCAGCTCATCGCGGCCGCCCGCGCCGAGGCAGGCCTCGGCGCGCAGCCCGACGCCACCGCCACCGCGCTCGACGGCGCGCGCGGCGCGGACGTGGACGGCGTACCGGTGCACGCGATCCGCCTGCGCGGCCTGCTGGCCCACCAGGAGGTGCTCCTCGGCGGTGAGGGCGAAACCCTGACCATCCGTCACGACTCCCTGCACCACAGCAGCTTCATGCCGGGCATCCTGCTCGGCGCGCGCCGCGTGACGCAGACCCCGGGCCTCACCTTCGGCCTGGAAAACTTCCTCGAACTCGGCTGA
- the dapA gene encoding 4-hydroxy-tetrahydrodipicolinate synthase, whose protein sequence is MAPISTPQTPFGRVLTAMITPFTADGALDLDGAQRLAVHLVDAGNDGLIVNGTTGESPTTTDAEKNDLVRAVLEAVGDRAHVVAGIGTNDTRHTLELARQAERTGAHGLLAVTPYYSKPPQEGLFRHFTAIADATGLPVMLYDIPGRSGVPINTETLVRLAEHPRIVANKDAKGDLGRASWAIAQSGLAWYSGDDMLNLPLLSVGAVGFVSVVGHVVSPELREMLEAHLGGDVQKATEIHQKLLPVFTGMFRTQGVITTKGALNLQGLPAGPLRLPLVELTAEETAQLKIDLAAGGVQL, encoded by the coding sequence ATGGCTCCGATCTCGACTCCGCAGACCCCCTTCGGGCGGGTCCTCACCGCCATGATCACGCCGTTTACGGCGGATGGCGCACTTGACCTCGACGGCGCGCAGCGGCTCGCCGTCCACCTGGTGGACGCAGGCAACGACGGCCTGATCGTCAACGGCACCACCGGTGAGTCGCCGACCACCACTGACGCGGAGAAAAACGACCTCGTACGAGCCGTACTCGAAGCAGTCGGAGACCGGGCCCACGTGGTCGCAGGCATCGGCACCAATGACACCCGCCACACCCTGGAGCTCGCCCGCCAGGCCGAGCGCACCGGCGCCCACGGCCTGCTCGCGGTCACCCCGTACTACAGCAAGCCGCCGCAGGAGGGCCTCTTCCGGCACTTCACGGCGATCGCCGACGCCACCGGCCTCCCGGTCATGCTCTACGACATCCCCGGCCGTAGTGGTGTCCCGATCAACACCGAAACACTCGTCCGGCTGGCCGAGCATCCCCGTATCGTTGCCAACAAGGACGCGAAGGGTGACCTCGGCCGCGCCAGCTGGGCCATCGCTCAGAGCGGCCTGGCGTGGTACTCCGGTGACGACATGCTGAACCTGCCGCTCCTGTCGGTCGGCGCGGTCGGCTTCGTCTCCGTGGTCGGCCATGTGGTCAGCCCCGAGCTCCGCGAGATGCTCGAGGCCCACCTGGGCGGCGACGTCCAGAAGGCCACCGAGATCCACCAGAAGCTGCTCCCCGTTTTCACCGGCATGTTCCGCACCCAGGGTGTGATCACCACCAAGGGCGCACTGAACCTGCAGGGACTGCCCGCGGGGCCGCTCCGGCTCCCGCTGGTCGAGCTGACCGCCGAAGAGACGGCACAGCTCAAGATCGATCTTGCCGCCGGCGGGGTACAGCTCTGA
- a CDS encoding ribonuclease J encodes MSHPHPELGPPPKLPKGGLRVTPLGGLGEIGRNMTVFEFDGRLLIVDCGVLFPEEEQPGIDLILPDFSSIRDRLDDIEGIVLTHGHEDHIGAVPYLLREKPDIPLIGSKLTLALIEAKLQEHRIRPYTLEVKEGERENLGPFDCEFIAVNHSIPDALAVAIRTGAGMVVATGDFKMDQLPLDGRLTDLHAFARLSEEGIDLLLSDSTNAEVPGFVPPEREISGVLRTVFANANNRIIVASFASHVHRIQQILDAAHEYGRRVAFVGRSMVRNMGIARDLGYLKVPAGLVVDVKTLDDLPAHEVVLVCTGSQGEPMAALSRMANRDHQIRIVPGDTVILASSLIPGNENAVYRVINGLTRWGANVVHKGNAKVHVSGHASAGELLYFYNICKPRNLMPVHGEWRHLRANAELGALTGVPKDRIVIAEDGVVVDLIDGKARISGKVQAGYVYVDGLSVGDVTEAHLKDRKILGDEGIISVYVVVDSTTGKVVSGPNIQARGSGIEDSAFNAVLPKIEEAIARAAADGVAEPHQIQQLIRRTMGKWVSDGYRRRPMILPVVVEV; translated from the coding sequence TTGAGCCATCCGCATCCTGAACTCGGTCCGCCGCCGAAGCTCCCCAAGGGCGGCCTTCGGGTCACCCCCCTGGGCGGGCTCGGTGAGATCGGCCGCAACATGACCGTCTTCGAGTTCGACGGTCGCCTGCTCATCGTCGACTGCGGTGTCCTCTTCCCCGAAGAGGAGCAGCCCGGCATCGACCTGATCCTGCCGGACTTCTCGTCCATCCGGGACCGCCTCGACGACATCGAGGGCATCGTCCTCACGCACGGCCACGAAGACCACATCGGCGCCGTCCCGTACCTCCTCCGGGAGAAGCCGGACATCCCGCTGATCGGCTCCAAGCTGACGCTGGCCCTCATCGAGGCGAAGCTCCAGGAGCACCGCATCCGCCCCTACACCCTCGAGGTGAAGGAAGGCGAGCGCGAGAACCTCGGCCCCTTCGACTGCGAGTTCATCGCCGTCAACCACTCCATCCCGGACGCCCTGGCCGTGGCCATCCGCACCGGCGCCGGCATGGTCGTGGCCACCGGTGACTTCAAGATGGACCAGCTGCCGCTGGACGGCCGCCTCACCGACCTGCACGCCTTCGCGCGCCTGAGCGAAGAGGGCATCGACCTTCTCCTCTCGGACTCGACGAACGCCGAGGTCCCGGGCTTCGTCCCGCCCGAGCGCGAGATCTCGGGCGTCCTGCGCACGGTTTTCGCCAACGCCAACAACCGGATCATCGTGGCCAGCTTCGCCAGCCACGTGCACCGCATCCAGCAGATCCTCGACGCCGCCCACGAGTACGGCCGCAGGGTCGCCTTCGTCGGCCGCTCGATGGTCCGCAACATGGGCATCGCGCGCGACCTGGGCTACCTGAAGGTTCCGGCCGGTCTGGTCGTGGACGTCAAGACCCTCGACGATCTGCCGGCCCACGAGGTCGTCCTGGTCTGCACGGGTTCGCAGGGCGAGCCGATGGCGGCCCTGTCCCGCATGGCGAACCGCGACCACCAGATCCGGATCGTCCCCGGCGACACGGTCATCCTGGCGTCGTCCCTCATCCCGGGCAACGAGAACGCGGTCTACCGCGTGATCAACGGCCTGACCCGATGGGGCGCCAACGTCGTCCACAAGGGCAACGCCAAGGTGCACGTCTCCGGCCACGCCTCCGCCGGCGAGCTGCTGTACTTCTACAACATCTGCAAGCCGCGGAACCTGATGCCGGTCCACGGCGAATGGCGCCACCTGCGCGCCAACGCCGAGCTCGGCGCCCTGACGGGTGTACCGAAGGACCGCATCGTCATCGCCGAGGACGGCGTGGTCGTCGACCTCATCGACGGCAAGGCCCGCATCTCCGGCAAGGTCCAGGCCGGCTACGTGTACGTGGACGGCCTCTCGGTCGGCGACGTCACCGAAGCCCACCTCAAGGACCGCAAGATCCTCGGTGACGAGGGCATCATCTCGGTCTACGTCGTGGTGGACAGCACCACCGGCAAGGTCGTCAGCGGCCCGAACATCCAGGCCCGAGGCTCCGGCATCGAGGACTCGGCCTTCAACGCCGTCCTGCCGAAGATCGAGGAAGCCATCGCCCGCGCCGCGGCCGACGGCGTCGCCGAGCCGCACCAGATCCAGCAGCTCATCCGCCGCACGATGGGCAAGTGGGTGTCGGACGGCTACCGCCGCCGCCCGATGATCCTCCCGGTCGTCGTCGAGGTCTGA